DNA sequence from the Daphnia pulex isolate KAP4 chromosome 8, ASM2113471v1 genome:
GCGTTGATTAACTTTAGTTTCAGAGTTCCCACATGCGCCTTgagtaagaaaagaaaagaaaagaaataataaggaGAATTACCAAGTCTTGATTAtaaacaagtttaaaaaaaaagacaaaattaaaaacaagaaagaaactaaaataattaagGTCAATAACTCACATCAAGTTTAAGAAAGCTATAGCTATAGTAACCATTTTCATCCTCTTTGGGAAGTTGTACGACTTCGTGGGAATCATAAGACACGGAAGTGTTCAACAGAGTTACGCtagtaataatttaaaaaaaaattacacagaTGCTGGAGTTAAGTGAATAGTAATGTACCTCATCTCCACATCGTGGAAATcataaatgaatttgaaattgggaAGACTTTGTCTAAGGCGATCGAGAGTGTCCGGCTCCACATGGTAGAGAAACACAACATCAGGATTTTGTGCTTTCAAGACATTAACAACTGATGTCATCAACAGAGGAAACTCGGGAATGGTATTATCCATGAAAGATTCCCAAGAAATAATTCGCAATTTAGCTGGTTTTTCCGTATTCGGAATCTTCATAGAAGCTTGATGAAAATGGTTGACAACTTCTTTACTGCATTATTTACAAcagataaaaaattattcaattaactCAACAATTGTTaaaggaaatgaatcaatATTTGACCTGGCGTTGAAAGACAAAACCTTTGGCTCATGATCATCTGTTACGACAAACACTTGGCATTCAGACTTGTTGGATTTCAAATATGCATCCAGTAACTTTGAggatctagaaaaaaaagtgagtttaattaaattattcaaacagcaactgaatgatttaaaataaagaactaACAATTTGGCCTCAGCTTCAGCTTTCTCTAACTTCTTATTCAAAAGAATATTGTGTTCAGCATGGACATTGTTGGGTAGGGATTCAACTTTATCAATTCCAACTGCTGTTTTACGACACATAGGACATTTCAATGGATTCCCAGAACTAATCATAGCCTGATTTAAGTAGGAAAAGCCATGCAAAATTAGTTTTAATCGCACACTGCAAATCATCCAAACATTTTTACGACTAGTTTTGTTTCAAGAAACTTACTTGAATGCAGGTGAAACAGTATGTGTGAGAGCAAGGCAGTACTTTGGGCCGATTCATGAGAAGGTCATACTTGATGAAGCATATGCCACAAGTTGATAAATAATCATCTTCATTTGAACCTCCTGTAGCCATTTTAATGCTTAGAATATAATTCAATGGATGAGTGAAACCACAAATCAGTTTTAAATTCGAGACACTGTTTGTTTTCGAATTCAGACGAACTCTCAAGGCCACGCAATAACGTCTGTGCATTACAGATGCAGACGTCGCAGAGCCAGAGGGGCCAGACCGCCAGAGCCGCGCAGACCGCAGActacaaataaaacataaacaaTCTCAAGCTCATGACTCTTATGATTGATgtaattgaaaacattttgctgGGAAAATTAAAGCGATCGCATGTGAAATGTGATATTATGATACGTTCGCAAATTCTCGTTTATAGTTGCCATCGCAGCTCAGGCCCAGGCCAGGCCCCCAGCCCAGGGTCAATGTAAAAAAGGTTAATAAATGCGCAAGGAATAAGATGCGCTCATTTCTTCGTTGGAAATCGAAATCTACAGGATCAACTTTTCATAATTCTTGCATATTATTAGTTGACCATGAAAGTAATATACAATATTATGGAACAACTACCAATTTTTAAATCCAAtagaaaatttgttattaaaaaacgACGTCTGCTCGTTTGTTGAAATCAGTCATGTAAATTTTGAGAATATAATGTATGCAAAATAGGGAACcaacagaagaaaatataaagttTTCTATATGGCAATGCTCTAGAAATCCTTAAAAGGAATCGAATGTGTGGATGCAGGGAATCCGTACTTCTCGCATGCTAAGCGAGCGCTCTACAATCCATCGAGCTACATCCCCAATGGAgctacattttaaaattagaccATTGTTCTGGGTTTCTTCTACCTCCCTTAATGATATCTTTCTGGATTCTCATGACTTTATTTACTTGCCTGGAGcttaaagaaaagttaaagGGAAATCATTTCTTTGGCTTGGGCGGTATTTTACCGAAAATCTAAATCAGAAAAACAGAAACCGTTACGAATCCGATATAACACTTCAATCGATGCTTCCTACTGCGTTCAGCAAGCTGCCTGCATCAAAAAGTGGCGAAAAGTGCGTAGAAACATCGAATTAGAAACACTTTAAACTATCAGCAAGTCTGTCAATATTCTAACTCGGAAACTGAGATGAATTTCACTTTAACGATCTGAAGAAAgcacattttattattcaaatgtaattGGCTTTATGCAACAAACTTAACGATGAGCAGATCCTGACTTAATTACCTCATTGTCGTTCTGCATaaggaaatgatttcatttgttaGGTGTCTTTACAATTCACTATCAAATCTACTATAACCAAGGAATGGTTGTGCAAGGAATGGTTgtgcaaagaaagaaaacggaacgacTTTGGTTCGACGAATGCTCCCAAAGCTGACGGGGACAAAAAGAAGCGATGTGATCTATGATCCAGGTGCTCCGAATTAGTCAATTCGGCGATAAACTTCTCTTCATTTAAACTTTATATTTCAAGCCCAGAAACGTCCGAGGTGAATTctaatttgcatttttgaGGTTTGCCGCACGCCTCCCACATGCACTTTAGCCTTGTGGGCAATCCTCCAGCATCCATTACCTGACCAGCAAAGAAatgttaattttcaaaaaaaaaattcaaatttgattttaaaaacatcTTTGAAATCGTTTGAAACCTCTTTGTTCTCGACATATCCTCCTACGCTCAAAATAACGTTAGCATTAGGGTCCGTAGTCCGCACATCTTTAAACATGgctttcaaatatttgtggCGGTGTTCTCCTAATTCTTCGAATAAATCCACGTGTAATAATTTGAGTTTCATTGGACCACAGTGCGCctaaaaaatttatgatttgTGGAAACGAATAAAAGTTTATTATGAGAAGATGTACTGTCGACAATTTCAGAATTTCACTCACATTCACTTCTTGGATGTAATCTTTGCAGTAACTACTTCCATGATAATTACTTAAGGTTAAGTCTAAGTGGGTGTAGGAGTCATAAGACACGGTTTCGTTAATAAGAATTACTACAACTCtagatcaaataaaaatccaaaagaCAGAAATTAGCGAATTAAtaaaactgctgtccatttcAATTGCATCCAATTTACATAAACTGTTCGGATGTTATGAACTTGAATTTTGGAAAAGCTTTTTTAAGAAGATGTAATAGATCTCCTTCGAATACTGTAACGTATACAATGTCGGGATTTTGTAGGAGCATAATCCTACTGAAACATTCAATGCATCCACTGACCAATCGTCCCCAGTCTATAACGCGAAAAATTTTGGGGGCTGGTTTTGATGAAGTTTCAATGACATTATCTTGACATTATTACTAAATGAATGTCCgaacagaaattaaattttaaaagttg
Encoded proteins:
- the LOC124201149 gene encoding E3 ubiquitin-protein ligase NHLRC1-like, whose amino-acid sequence is MADSGGGELNEDEFLCCSICFHKYDLQLMRPKVLPCSHTFCFTCLKALHSGNTLKCPVCRHEAVEITDVLTLPNNKYVQHIVHLSEKLRDAQAQIKRVVVILINETVSYDSYTHLDLTLSNYHGSSYCKDYIQEVNAHCGPMKLKLLHVDLFEELGEHRHKYLKAMFKDVRTTDPNANVILSVGGYVENKEVMDAGGLPTRLKCMWEACGKPQKCKLEFTSDVSGLEI
- the LOC124201142 gene encoding uncharacterized protein LOC124201142, translating into MHRRYCVALRVRLNSKTNSVSNLKLICGFTHPLNYILSIKMATGGSNEDDYLSTCGICFIKYDLLMNRPKVLPCSHTYCFTCIQAMISSGNPLKCPMCRKTAVGIDKVESLPNNVHAEHNILLNKKLEKAEAEAKLSSKLLDAYLKSNKSECQVFVVTDDHEPKVLSFNASKEVVNHFHQASMKIPNTEKPAKLRIISWESFMDNTIPEFPLLMTSVVNVLKAQNPDVVFLYHVEPDTLDRLRQSLPNFKFIYDFHDVEMSVTLLNTSVSYDSHEVVQLPKEDENGYYSYSFLKLDAHVGTLKLKLINAEIDMFASDMWRENFTKMMLHELIKGSDAAANVILGLRGCSGSQNWDTYQRDVGLPHPTVDVWEACKKPGMCNFIWRHDMTETDVLEYKDFNGESPNANDDEYRLLRVFLRPSNSVFAQPKFYGEIQFLKITRATYSAILVDFDIF